Within the Echinicola sp. 20G genome, the region CACCCATGCTGACATGATCTTCTTGACCATTGGAAGACACAATAGAATCCACTGAAGAAGGTGTGCACAATTGTTTGTTTTCACTTACCACACTGGCAGCGGTATATTGAGGAATCATCAAGCCTGACTGCAAACCTGGATCATTGACCAAGAAAAGAGGCAAACCTCTTTGTCCTGACAATAATTGGTAAGTCCTTCTCTCGGAAATGCTTCCAATTTCTGCCATAGCAATAGATAAATAATCAAAGCCTAACGCTAAAGGCTGGCCATGGAAATTACCTCCCGAAAGGATCTGATCTGCTTCCGGAAAAATGTTTGGATTATCAGTTACAGCATTAGCCTCTTGTTCAAAAGTATTCTTGACAAACCCAAGGGTATCCTTAGAAGCTCCATGCACTTGGGGAATACACCTGAATGAATATGGATCCTGAACTTGTTTTGCTTTGTTTTGGGCAATTTCGCTTCCTTCCAATAATTTACGGATAGCGGCAGCAGTGTCTAATTGTCCTTGATGGGGACGAATCGCATGGATCAAATGATTAAATGGCTGAACATTACAGTTAAATCCGTCAAGGGAAACCGCAGCAATCAAGTCTGCCCATTCAAATAAGTGCTGAGCCTGATTAACAATATGCACACCATAACTGAGCATAAACTGCGTCCCATTAATCAATGAAAGGCCTTCTTTGGATCTTAGCGCAATTGGCTCCCAACTAAAATGATCCAACACCTCTTGACTAGACCTGATCTTGCACTCATGATAAACCTCTCCCAGACCTATAAGCGGAAGGCTCAAATGTGACAATGGAGACAAATCTCCTGAGGCGCCCAAAGATCCCTGATTATAGACTACTGGTAATACATCGTTGTTATAAAAATCAATCAATCGTTGAACTGTCTCCAACTGTACACCAGAATGCCCCTGGGCCAATGACTGTATTTTGGTGAGCAACATAATTTTCACCAAATGCTTAGGAACCTTCTCACCTACTCCACAAGCATGCGACTGGAGCAAATTGTATTGCAATTGCTGGATCTCTTTCCTGTCGATTCGAACTTGCTGCAAGTACCCAAATCCAGTATTGATCCCATAGAATAAAGCTTCTTCATCTTCATAGA harbors:
- the hutH gene encoding histidine ammonia-lyase, translated to MIEVEANRKVHEISSRLFSLDSLSEVLKSNKKLVLSKEATDKIQECRAYLDKKIYEDEEALFYGINTGFGYLQQVRIDRKEIQQLQYNLLQSHACGVGEKVPKHLVKIMLLTKIQSLAQGHSGVQLETVQRLIDFYNNDVLPVVYNQGSLGASGDLSPLSHLSLPLIGLGEVYHECKIRSSQEVLDHFSWEPIALRSKEGLSLINGTQFMLSYGVHIVNQAQHLFEWADLIAAVSLDGFNCNVQPFNHLIHAIRPHQGQLDTAAAIRKLLEGSEIAQNKAKQVQDPYSFRCIPQVHGASKDTLGFVKNTFEQEANAVTDNPNIFPEADQILSGGNFHGQPLALGFDYLSIAMAEIGSISERRTYQLLSGQRGLPLFLVNDPGLQSGLMIPQYTAASVVSENKQLCTPSSVDSIVSSNGQEDHVSMGANGATKCLRVLNNLEKILAIELLTAAQALDFRRPSKSSRPVEKMIAAYREEVSFNTQDRVLATDIESTIQFIRKRQLSDFINH